Proteins from a single region of Shinella zoogloeoides:
- the fliI gene encoding flagellar protein export ATPase FliI, whose protein sequence is MLNALAGLVRRYSSPEFSVTHGGRVQTIAAGNYTVSGLSRHVRLGEFVAHKSATGIHLGEVVRVEQETVVVCPIEPGEPIGIHDTVIRKGAFRVAPTASWCGRTINALGEPIDGLGPLPQGEDRRSISNTAPPSMTRKRIEKGFSTGVRAIDIFAPLCLGQRLGIFAGSGVGKSTLLSMLARADAFDKVVIALVGERGREVREFIEDTLGENLAKSVAVVATSDESPMLRKMAPLTAVTIAEHYRDQGDNVLLIIDSVTRFAHAIREVATASGEPPIARGYPASVFTELPRLLERAGPGAEGAGTITAIISILVDGDNHNDPIADSTRGILDGHIVMERSLAEEGRYPPINPLASISRLARKAWTPDQEKLVSRLKSLIHRFEETRDLRLIGGYRPGGDPDLDMAIKQVPIIYDVLKQTPGEQPAADAFSDLAVALRNAAAQGAAPATRRG, encoded by the coding sequence ATGCTCAATGCCCTGGCGGGGCTGGTGCGGCGTTATTCCTCGCCGGAATTCTCGGTCACCCACGGTGGCCGCGTGCAGACCATCGCGGCCGGCAACTACACGGTCAGCGGCCTGTCGCGGCATGTGCGGCTCGGCGAATTCGTGGCGCACAAGAGCGCGACGGGCATCCATCTCGGCGAGGTCGTCCGCGTCGAGCAGGAGACGGTCGTCGTCTGCCCCATCGAGCCGGGCGAACCCATCGGCATCCATGACACGGTCATCCGCAAGGGCGCCTTCCGCGTCGCGCCGACCGCTTCCTGGTGCGGCCGCACGATCAACGCGCTCGGCGAGCCCATCGACGGGCTGGGTCCGCTGCCGCAGGGCGAGGACCGCCGGTCCATTTCCAACACCGCGCCGCCCTCCATGACGCGCAAGCGCATCGAGAAGGGTTTCAGCACCGGCGTGCGCGCTATCGATATCTTCGCCCCGCTCTGCCTCGGCCAGCGCCTCGGCATCTTCGCCGGTTCGGGCGTCGGCAAGTCGACGCTGCTGTCGATGCTGGCAAGGGCCGACGCCTTCGACAAGGTGGTGATCGCGCTGGTCGGCGAGCGTGGCCGCGAAGTGCGTGAATTCATCGAGGATACGCTGGGCGAGAACCTCGCCAAGTCGGTCGCGGTCGTCGCGACCAGCGACGAAAGCCCGATGCTGCGCAAGATGGCGCCGCTGACGGCCGTCACCATCGCCGAGCATTACCGCGATCAGGGCGACAACGTGCTGCTGATCATCGACAGCGTGACGCGCTTCGCCCATGCGATCCGCGAGGTGGCGACCGCCTCCGGCGAGCCGCCCATTGCCCGCGGCTATCCGGCCTCCGTCTTCACCGAGCTGCCGCGCCTTCTGGAGCGTGCCGGTCCGGGCGCGGAAGGGGCGGGCACGATCACCGCGATCATCTCGATCCTCGTCGACGGCGACAACCACAACGATCCCATCGCCGACTCGACGCGCGGCATCCTCGACGGCCACATCGTCATGGAGCGCAGCCTTGCCGAAGAGGGGCGTTATCCGCCGATCAATCCGCTCGCCTCCATCTCGCGCCTTGCCCGCAAGGCCTGGACGCCGGACCAGGAGAAGCTGGTGTCGCGGCTGAAGTCGCTCATCCACCGCTTCGAGGAAACGCGCGACCTGCGCCTCATCGGCGGCTATCGCCCGGGCGGCGATCCCGATCTCGACATGGCGATCAAGCAGGTGCCGATCATCTACGACGTATTGAAACAGACGCCGGGCGAGCAGCCTGCCGCGGACGCCTTCTCCGACCTTGCCGTCGCATTGAGGAATGCGGCCGCGCAGGGCGCCGCGCCGGCAACGCGAAGGGGATGA
- a CDS encoding flagellar protein, whose product MTVTDFDADETIQPLKRADRGHYSMGDKMLVGAGVLLAAGAAFFPWYVFLNPEQFSVPTLWQGTTRDLPETAAREVVSVSPSAMIDNDNDPALKGLDPVATATTSGLGAESKLGAPVETGLDQPLPANSGFRLMHVANGRALIEDARGMYIVRVGSILPDNSRLATLEQRDGAWVIVTSNGTVVKRN is encoded by the coding sequence ATGACAGTGACGGACTTCGACGCAGACGAGACCATCCAGCCGCTCAAGCGGGCGGATCGCGGGCATTACAGCATGGGCGACAAGATGCTGGTCGGCGCGGGCGTGCTGCTTGCGGCGGGCGCGGCCTTCTTCCCCTGGTATGTCTTCCTCAATCCGGAGCAGTTCTCCGTGCCGACGCTCTGGCAGGGAACGACCCGCGACCTGCCCGAAACGGCGGCGCGCGAAGTGGTGAGCGTCTCGCCCTCCGCGATGATCGACAACGACAACGACCCGGCGCTCAAGGGCCTCGACCCCGTGGCGACCGCCACGACATCCGGCCTCGGCGCGGAAAGCAAGCTCGGTGCGCCGGTGGAAACCGGCCTCGACCAGCCGCTGCCGGCCAATTCCGGCTTCCGCCTCATGCATGTGGCGAACGGCCGGGCGCTGATCGAGGATGCGCGCGGCATGTATATCGTGCGTGTCGGCTCGATCCTGCCGGACAACAGCCGGCTGGCAACGCTCGAACAGCGCGACGGCGCCTGGGTGATCGTCACCTCGAACGGGACCGTGGTTAAGCGCAACTGA
- the flgB gene encoding flagellar basal body rod protein FlgB has product MQPIQLFELASKQAEWLSVRQSVVAGNIANANTPAFKAKDVTPFQSVLETTGMRMAATQPGHFTETEMASRVIETRPTEEIGVQESGNTVGLAEELMKEGQVKRDFELNAGLVKAFHRMMLMTVRR; this is encoded by the coding sequence ATGCAACCGATACAACTGTTTGAACTGGCATCGAAGCAGGCCGAATGGCTCTCAGTCCGCCAGAGTGTGGTTGCAGGCAACATCGCCAACGCCAACACCCCGGCGTTCAAGGCGAAGGACGTCACTCCCTTCCAGTCCGTGCTCGAGACGACGGGCATGCGCATGGCGGCGACGCAGCCGGGCCATTTCACCGAAACCGAAATGGCAAGCCGCGTCATCGAGACCCGTCCCACCGAGGAGATCGGCGTGCAGGAGTCCGGCAACACGGTCGGCCTTGCCGAGGAACTCATGAAGGAGGGGCAGGTCAAGCGTGATTTCGAGTTGAATGCCGGCCTCGTCAAGGCCTTTCATCGCATGATGCTGATGACAGTCAGAAGGTAA
- the flgC gene encoding flagellar basal body rod protein FlgC has product MDPLVASMKVAASGLEAQSTRIRIVSENLANARSTGDTPGADPFRRKTVTFAAELDRATNAALVEVERLGVDEGDFSTEYDPGNPAADEKGFVKMPNVNVLVEMADMREANRSYEANLQSIKQSRDLISATIDLLRASQ; this is encoded by the coding sequence ATGGATCCGCTCGTAGCTTCAATGAAAGTCGCGGCCTCGGGACTTGAGGCGCAATCCACCCGCATTCGCATCGTTTCGGAAAACCTGGCGAACGCCCGCTCGACCGGCGACACGCCCGGCGCGGACCCGTTCCGCCGCAAGACCGTGACCTTTGCCGCCGAACTCGACCGCGCGACCAACGCGGCGCTCGTCGAGGTCGAACGCCTCGGCGTGGACGAGGGCGATTTCTCGACCGAATACGACCCCGGCAACCCGGCGGCCGACGAGAAGGGCTTCGTCAAGATGCCGAATGTCAACGTGCTCGTCGAGATGGCCGACATGCGGGAAGCCAACCGCTCCTATGAAGCCAATCTGCAGAGCATCAAACAGTCGCGCGACCTGATCAGCGCGACCATCGACCTTCTGAGGGCATCGCAATGA
- a CDS encoding flagellar hook-basal body complex protein FliE — MIDSIKGVTSLLSNDALTGVEATASKGVTAAAAQGTGTQMSFAQVLGDMASDMAGALKLSETKSFEAIQGKAGTREVVDAVMNAEQSLQTAIAIRDKVVTAYLEVARMQI, encoded by the coding sequence ATGATCGACAGCATCAAGGGCGTAACCAGCCTTTTGTCCAATGACGCGCTCACCGGCGTCGAGGCGACCGCCTCCAAGGGCGTGACCGCCGCCGCCGCGCAGGGCACCGGAACCCAGATGTCCTTCGCCCAGGTGCTGGGCGACATGGCGAGCGACATGGCCGGCGCGCTGAAGCTCAGCGAGACCAAGTCCTTCGAAGCCATCCAGGGCAAGGCGGGAACCCGCGAAGTGGTCGACGCCGTCATGAATGCCGAGCAGTCGCTGCAGACCGCCATCGCCATCCGCGACAAGGTCGTCACCGCCTATCTCGAAGTAGCCAGAATGCAGATCTGA
- the flgG gene encoding flagellar basal-body rod protein FlgG translates to MKALAIAATGMNAQQTNLEVIANNIANINTTGFKRARAEFSDLLYQTERAAGVPNRANQAVVPEGAIIGLGVKTAAVRNLHLQGGLVSTGNSFDLALIGRGWFQIEASDGSTLYTRAGAFNTNADGQLVTLDGYTVVPGITVPQDATEVTVTRSGQVFATVAGQQQDLGQITLANFVNEAGLEPLGENLYRETAASGPANVGAPDEAGFAYIQQNYLEASNVDPVKEITDLISAQRAYEMNSKIIQAADEMAAVVSKNLR, encoded by the coding sequence ATGAAAGCCCTTGCCATTGCCGCCACCGGCATGAACGCGCAGCAGACGAACCTCGAAGTCATCGCGAACAACATCGCGAACATCAACACGACGGGCTTCAAGCGCGCCCGAGCCGAGTTCTCGGACCTGCTCTACCAGACCGAGCGCGCAGCCGGCGTGCCGAACCGCGCCAACCAGGCGGTCGTGCCGGAAGGCGCCATCATCGGTCTCGGCGTGAAGACGGCGGCCGTGCGCAACCTGCATCTCCAGGGCGGCCTCGTTTCCACCGGCAACTCCTTCGACCTCGCACTGATCGGCCGTGGCTGGTTCCAGATCGAGGCCTCGGACGGCTCGACGCTCTACACCCGCGCCGGCGCCTTCAACACCAATGCCGATGGCCAGCTCGTGACGCTCGACGGCTATACGGTCGTGCCGGGCATCACCGTGCCGCAGGACGCGACGGAGGTCACCGTCACGCGGTCCGGCCAGGTCTTCGCCACCGTGGCGGGCCAGCAGCAGGATCTCGGCCAGATCACGCTGGCGAACTTCGTCAACGAGGCCGGCCTCGAGCCGCTCGGCGAGAACCTCTACCGCGAGACCGCCGCCTCCGGCCCGGCCAATGTCGGCGCACCGGACGAGGCGGGCTTCGCCTATATCCAGCAGAACTATCTCGAAGCCTCCAACGTCGATCCGGTCAAGGAAATCACCGACCTGATCTCCGCCCAGCGCGCCTACGAGATGAATTCCAAGATCATCCAGGCGGCGGACGAGATGGCCGCGGTCGTCAGCAAGAACCTGAGATAG